One Spinacia oleracea cultivar Varoflay chromosome 4, BTI_SOV_V1, whole genome shotgun sequence DNA segment encodes these proteins:
- the LOC110803949 gene encoding putative FBD-associated F-box protein At5g56410 isoform X1 yields MKIHIEEREADLIGSGSKGGVDKISGLPDDILCHILSFLPTKYAVATSVLSTRWKYIWTSVPILDFDASLHQEFYPYLNIYGSRDSEITFQSFVNRVLLLNDIPQIQKFRLVYKCHYSAPPIYTWLHVAISRDISELELDFYLSVPKEFIKLPNNFFVSNKLVVLKLSRMPLIVPSVVILPMLKILEIRSVLYLDDKCTQNLLSGCQGLEELVIEEIAREKPRVINISIPTLKSFSFSYKFVIDISVDSPYKFVINAPNLEYFHVKGRISDDFVVRSLASLINVHLDLRQTAVLADNYNFCHQRVCNLFEGIANAKFLTLSNDIVQLLSAAHYPNLPRFFNMTGLALGIGIDFRWKRLVTEFIKCSPDLEVLTLNNKQQEILRDVEELRRSPPEAMPEYLLSHLKDILIQELYSNFLPEDVEYLVHDVNVLKRLKIDCQCSFMLISQIGHIIPDLSD; encoded by the exons ATGAAGATACATATAG AAGAGAGAGAAGCAGATTTGATCGGTTCCGGCTCAAAAGGAGGTGTGGATAAGATCAGTGGTTTGCCTGACGACATCCTTTGTCACATCCTATCATTTCTGCCAACTAAATATGCTGTAGCGACCAGTGTTTTGTCAACTAGATGGAAATACATATGGACTTCTGTTCCCATTCTCGACTTTGATGCTAGCCTTCATCAAGAATTCTATCCTTACCTGAACATATATGGAAGTCGGGATTCAGAGATCACCTTTCAGAGTTTTGTGAATAGAGTACTGCTTCTTAATGACATTcctcaaatccaaaaatttCGTCTCGTTTATAAGTGTCATTATAGTGCCCCTCCTATTTATACGTGGTTGCATGTAGCCATTTCCCGTGATATTTCAGAACTCGAACTTGACTTTTATCTGTCTGttccaaaagaatttatcaagCTGCCTAACAACTTTTTCGTGTCCAACAAACTTGTTGTATTGAAATTATCTCGCATGCCTCTTATTGTACCTTCTGTGGTAATCCTCCCTATGCTTAAGATACTTGAAATTAGGAGTGTTTTGTACCTAGATGACAAGTGCACTCAAAACTTGCTTTCGGGTTGTCAAGGTCTGGAAGAGTTGGTCATAGAAGAAATCGCAAGGGAGAAACCGAGGGTGATAAATATTTCCATCCCTACATTGAAAAGTTTCTCTTTTAGTTATAAGTTTGTGATTGATATTTCGGTAGATTCCCCCTATAAATTTGTCATCAATGCCCCAAATCTTGAGTACTTTCATGTTAAAGGTCGTATATCAGATGATTTTGTGGTGAGGAGTTTAGCATCTTTGATTAATGTGCATCTGGATCTCCGCCAAACTGCTGTTCTTGCTGATAACTACAATTTTTGTCATCAACGAGTCTGTAATCTCTTCGAAGGGATAGCAAATGCGAAGTTCCTTACGCTGTCTAACGACATTGTTCAG TTGCTATCTGCAGCCCATTATCCGAATCTGCCAAGGTTTTTCAACATGACAGGGTTGGCATTAGGTATTGGTATTGATTTTCGCTGGAAAAGGCTAGTGACAGAGTTTATTAAATGCTCCCCTGATTTAGAAGTTCTTACCCTAAATAATAAG CAGCAAGAAATTTTAAGGGACGTAGAAGAATTGCGCAGGAGTCCTCCTGAGGCTATGCCTGAATATCTGCTATCTCATCTGAAGGACATTCTCATTCAGGAGCTTTATTCTAACTTCCTCCCTGAAGATGTGGAATATCTGGTGCATGATGTGAATGTTCTAAAGAGGCTGAAAATAGATTGTCAGTGTTCATTTATGCTCATAAGCCAGATTGGTCATATCATACCTGATCTATCAGATTAA
- the LOC110803949 gene encoding putative FBD-associated F-box protein At5g56410 isoform X2: MKIHIEEREADLIGSGSKGGVDKISGLPDDILCHILSFLPTKYAVATSVLSTRWKYIWTSVPILDFDASLHQEFYPYLNIYGSRDSEITFQSFVNRVLLLNDIPQIQKFRLVYKCHYSAPPIYTWLHVAISRDISELELDFYLSVPKEFIKLPNNFFVSNKLVVLKLSRMPLIVPSVVILPMLKILEIRSVLYLDDKCTQNLLSGCQGLEELVIEEIAREKPRVINISIPTLKSFSFSYKFVIDISVDSPYKFVINAPNLEYFHVKGRISDDFVVRSLASLINVHLDLRQTAVLADNYNFCHQRVCNLFEGIANAKFLTLSNDIVQLLSAAHYPNLPRFFNMTGLALGIGIDFRWKRLVTEFIKCSPDLEVLTLNNKQEILRDVEELRRSPPEAMPEYLLSHLKDILIQELYSNFLPEDVEYLVHDVNVLKRLKIDCQCSFMLISQIGHIIPDLSD, from the exons ATGAAGATACATATAG AAGAGAGAGAAGCAGATTTGATCGGTTCCGGCTCAAAAGGAGGTGTGGATAAGATCAGTGGTTTGCCTGACGACATCCTTTGTCACATCCTATCATTTCTGCCAACTAAATATGCTGTAGCGACCAGTGTTTTGTCAACTAGATGGAAATACATATGGACTTCTGTTCCCATTCTCGACTTTGATGCTAGCCTTCATCAAGAATTCTATCCTTACCTGAACATATATGGAAGTCGGGATTCAGAGATCACCTTTCAGAGTTTTGTGAATAGAGTACTGCTTCTTAATGACATTcctcaaatccaaaaatttCGTCTCGTTTATAAGTGTCATTATAGTGCCCCTCCTATTTATACGTGGTTGCATGTAGCCATTTCCCGTGATATTTCAGAACTCGAACTTGACTTTTATCTGTCTGttccaaaagaatttatcaagCTGCCTAACAACTTTTTCGTGTCCAACAAACTTGTTGTATTGAAATTATCTCGCATGCCTCTTATTGTACCTTCTGTGGTAATCCTCCCTATGCTTAAGATACTTGAAATTAGGAGTGTTTTGTACCTAGATGACAAGTGCACTCAAAACTTGCTTTCGGGTTGTCAAGGTCTGGAAGAGTTGGTCATAGAAGAAATCGCAAGGGAGAAACCGAGGGTGATAAATATTTCCATCCCTACATTGAAAAGTTTCTCTTTTAGTTATAAGTTTGTGATTGATATTTCGGTAGATTCCCCCTATAAATTTGTCATCAATGCCCCAAATCTTGAGTACTTTCATGTTAAAGGTCGTATATCAGATGATTTTGTGGTGAGGAGTTTAGCATCTTTGATTAATGTGCATCTGGATCTCCGCCAAACTGCTGTTCTTGCTGATAACTACAATTTTTGTCATCAACGAGTCTGTAATCTCTTCGAAGGGATAGCAAATGCGAAGTTCCTTACGCTGTCTAACGACATTGTTCAG TTGCTATCTGCAGCCCATTATCCGAATCTGCCAAGGTTTTTCAACATGACAGGGTTGGCATTAGGTATTGGTATTGATTTTCGCTGGAAAAGGCTAGTGACAGAGTTTATTAAATGCTCCCCTGATTTAGAAGTTCTTACCCTAAATAATAAG CAAGAAATTTTAAGGGACGTAGAAGAATTGCGCAGGAGTCCTCCTGAGGCTATGCCTGAATATCTGCTATCTCATCTGAAGGACATTCTCATTCAGGAGCTTTATTCTAACTTCCTCCCTGAAGATGTGGAATATCTGGTGCATGATGTGAATGTTCTAAAGAGGCTGAAAATAGATTGTCAGTGTTCATTTATGCTCATAAGCCAGATTGGTCATATCATACCTGATCTATCAGATTAA